In Uranotaenia lowii strain MFRU-FL chromosome 2, ASM2978415v1, whole genome shotgun sequence, one genomic interval encodes:
- the LOC129746736 gene encoding protein limb expression 1 homolog isoform X2, giving the protein MMVYSEEPIWSIPHIPALYDDGDYGVNVVEALQEFWQMKAARGADLKNGALVIYESIPSTSQPYVCYVTLPGGSCFGSFQNCPTKAEARRSSAKIALMNSVFNEHPSRRISDEFIEKAVQEARASFKGDNPEEDGPDTGIGAFRFMLETNKGRTMLEFQELMTVFQLLHWNGSLKAMRERQCSRQEVVAHYSNRSLDDEMRQQMALDWIEREHENPGLLSRELAIAERELETARLAGRELRFPKEKKDILQMAHNQLNGGSNINS; this is encoded by the exons ATGATGGTATACTCTGAAGAGCCCATCTGGTCAATTCCGCATATACCGGCGCTATACGACGACGGGGATTACGGTG TGAATGTAGTCGAAGCGCTACAGGAATTCTGGCAAATGAAGGCAGCCCGCGGAGCAGATCTGAAAAATGGCGCGCTAGTGATATACGAATCCATCCCATCCACGAGTCAACCCTACGTATGTTACGTCACCCTACCGGGCGGTAGTTGTTTCGGAAGTTTTCAG AATTGCCCTACAAAAGCAGAAGCTCGACGTAGCTCCGCCAAGATAGCTTTAATGAATTCAGTTTTCAACGAGCACCCCTCCCGGCGGATAAGCGATGAGTTCATCGAGAAGGCCGTACAGGAAGCGAGGGCCTCCTTCAAGGGCGACAATCCGGAAGAAGACGGACCGGACACGGGAATCGGTGCTTTTAG GTTTATGCTGGAAACGAACAAAGGCCGAACGATGCTCGAGTTCCAGGAACTGATGACGGTGTTCCAGCTGCTGCACTGGAATGGTTCCCTCAAAGCCATGCGTGAACGGCAATGCTCGAGGCAGGAAGTGGTCGCCCATTACTCGAACCGATCCCTGGATGACGAAATGCGTCAACAGATGGCCCTGGACTGGATCGAGCGGGAACACGAAAACCCGGGACTCCTCAGCAGGGAACTGGCCATTGCCGAAAGAGAACTAGAGACTGCTCGGTTGGCCGGCCGGGAGCTGCGATTCCCCAAGGAGAAGAAAGATATCCTCCAGATGGCTCACAACCAGCTGAACGGGGGAAGCAATATCAATAGCTGA